Proteins from one Procambarus clarkii isolate CNS0578487 chromosome 8, FALCON_Pclarkii_2.0, whole genome shotgun sequence genomic window:
- the LOC138360019 gene encoding MAGE-like protein 2: MKALPPQMKVLPPQMKALPPQMKALPPQMKALPPQMKALPPQMKALPPQMKALPPQMKALPPQMKALPPQMKALPPQVKALPPEMKALPPEMKALPPQLKALPPQMKALPPQVKALPPQMKALPPQMKALPPQMKALPPQVKALPPQMTALPPQM, encoded by the exons ATGAAAGCTTTACCACCTCAGATGAAAGTTTTACCACCTCAGATGAAAGCATTACCACCTCAGATGAAAGCTTTACCACCTCAGATGAAAGCTTTACCACCTCAGATGAAAGCTTTACCACCTCAGATGAAAGCCTTACCACCACAGATGAAAGCTTTACCACCTCAG ATGAAAGCTTTACCACCTCAGATGAAAGCTTTACCACCTCAGATGAAAGCTTTACCACCTCAGGTGAAAGCTTTACCACCTGAGATGAAAGCTTTACCACCTGAGATGAAAGCTTTACCACCTCAGTTGAAAGCTTTACCACCTCAAATGAAAGCTTTACCACCTCAGGTGAAAGCTTTACCACCTCAGATGAAAGCTTTACCACCTCAGATGAAAGCTTTACCACCTCAGATGAAAGCTTTACCACCTCAGGTGAAAGCTTTACCACCTCAGATGACAGCTTTACCACCTCAGATGTAA